A DNA window from Branchiostoma lanceolatum isolate klBraLanc5 chromosome 17, klBraLanc5.hap2, whole genome shotgun sequence contains the following coding sequences:
- the LOC136422406 gene encoding abasic site processing protein HMCES-like has protein sequence MCGRTACTLAPDEVPRACGFRDRRGQRRQPRWKDGDSSKYFPSHNVSPQSRTPVLVCSSHFGGEAQTEDRTLAAMQWGLVPSWFKGDPKGFGYKTNNARSDGMMTKGFFKGPLQKGQRCVVLADGYFEWQTGKDGKKQPYFIYFPQNKGEGGNLEKGEGGSLEDNPESGEGGDLKDNPERGEGGDLEEDSGAWQGRRLLTMAGIFDRWTPPEGGEPLYTYSVITVDAAPATAWIHHRMPAVLNGEAAVRDWLEHGRVPLNKAVELIQPQECLTFHPVSTVVNNSRNKSAECVAPVVIGQEKPTASSKMMSAWLQKGKPAKQGGGEKRPPPTPQPGLHLSPQGGGEKRPPPTPQPGFLLTSWLKRGAKEGEGDDESPAKKKKTI, from the exons ATGTGTGGACGGACTGCGTG CACTCTCGCTCCAGACGAAGTTCCTCGCGCCTGCGGGTTCCGCGATCGCCGGGGCCAACGCCGCCAGCCCCGATGGAAGGACGGGGACAGCAGCAAGTACTTCCCCTCGCACAACGTCAGTCCGCAGTCTCGCAC GCCAGTCCTGGTGTGCAGCAGCCATTTTGGTGGTGAGGCGCAGACTGAGGACCGGACGCTGGCGGCCATGCAGTGGGGCCTGGTGCCCTCATGGTTCAAG GGCGACCCGAAAGGGTTCGGGTACAAGACAAACAACGCTCGCAGTGACGGGATGATGACCAAAGGCTTCTTCAAGGGGCCGCTGCAGAAGGGGCAGAGATGTGTGGTGCTCGCTGACGG GTACTTTGAGTGGCAGACTGGGAAGGACGGCAAAAAGCAGCCGTACTTCATCTACTTCCCACAgaacaagggggaggggggcaaccttgagaaaggggaggggggcagccttGAGGACAACCCtgagagtggggaggggggcgaccttAAGGACAACCCTgagcgtggggaggggggcgaccttGAGGAGGACTCTGGGGCGTGGCAGGGGCGTCGGCTGCTGACCATGGCGGGGATCTTCGACAGGTGGACGCCGCCGGAGGGAGGGGAGCCGCTGTACACCTACTCCGTCATCACGGTGGACGCGGCGCCCGCCACGGCCTGGATCCACCACCGCATGCCGGCCGTGCTGAACGGGGAGGCGGCCGTACGGGACTGGCTGGAGCACGGCAGGGTTCCGCTCAACAAG GCTGTGGAGTTGATCCAGCCCCAGGAGTGCTTGACCTTTCACCCGGTTTCCACGGTAGTGAACAACTCACGAAACAAGTCTGCGGAGTGTGTGGCGCCGGTTGTGATCGGACAGGA GAAGCCGACGGCCAGCAGTAAGATGATGTCTGCTTGGCTGCAGAAGGGGAAACCTGCGAAGCAGGGCGGGGGGGAGAAGAgaccgccccccaccccccagccGGGGTTACACCTCTCCCCACAGGGCGGGGGAGAGAAGAgaccgccccccaccccccagccGGGGTTCCTGCTGACATCCTGGCTGAAGAGGGGAGCGAAAGAAGGGGAGGGGGACGACGAATCTCCCgctaagaaaaagaaaactatttGA
- the LOC136422540 gene encoding zonadhesin-like, with translation MTTHEEIVMTTHEEIVIMTSFEYAHRTGRTCKHLFGDHDTVPLCRLNTCPEQDTVPLSRRNTCPVQDTAPLCRLNTCPEQDTAPLSRLNTCPEQDTVPLSRRNTCPEQDTVPLSRLNTCPEQDTVPLSRRNTCPVQDTVPLSRRNTCPEQDTVPLSRRNTCPEQETVPLSRRNACPEQDTVPLSRLNTCPEQDTVPLSRRNTCPEQDTVPLSRLNTCPEQDTVPLSRRNTCPVQDTVPLSRRNTCPEQDTVPLSRRNTCPEQETVPLSRRNACPEQDTVPLSRLNTCPVQDTVPLSRPTERQTSKTSRSHAHLSSATGARFPTFS, from the exons ATGACAACGCATGAAGAGATCGTCATGACAACGCATGAAGAGATCGTCATCATGACAAGCTTTGAATACGCGCACAGAACGGGCCGGACTTGTAAACACCTGTTTGGAGATCAT GACACGGTCCCGCTGTGCCGTCTGAACACCTGTCCCGAACAGGACACGGTCCCGCTATCCCGCCGGAACACCTGTCCCGTACAGGACACGGCCCCGCTTTGCCGTCTGAACACCTGTCCCGAACAGGACACGGCCCCGCTATCCCGCCTGAACACCTGTCCCGAACAGGACACGGTCCCGCTATCCCGCCGGAACACCTGTCCCGAACAGGACACGGTCCCGCTATCCCGCCTGAACACCTGTCCCGAACAGGACACGGTCCCGCTATCCCGCCGGAACACCTGTCCCGTACAGGACACGGTCCCGCTATCCCGCCGGAACACCTGTCCCGAACAGGACACGGTCCCGCTATCCCGCCGGAACACCTGTCCCGAACAGGAAACAGTCCCGCTATCCCGCCGGAACGCCTGTCCCGAACAGGACACGGTCCCGCTATCCCGCCTGAACACCTGTCCCGAACAGGACACGGTCCCGCTATCCCGCCGGAACACCTGTCCCGAACAGGACACGGTCCCGCTATCCCGCCTGAACACCTGTCCCGAACAGGACACGGTCCCGCTATCCCGCCGGAACACCTGTCCCGTACAGGACACGGTCCCGCTATCCCGCCGGAACACCTGTCCCGAACAGGACACGGTCCCGCTATCCCGCCGGAACACCTGTCCCGAACAGGAAACAGTCCCGCTATCCCGCCGGAACGCCTGTCCCGAACAGGACACGGTCCCGCTATCCCGCCTGAACACCTGTCCCGTACAGGACACGGTCCCGCTATCCCGGCCCACCGAGCGGCAAACATCAAAGACTTCCCGGAGCCACGCCCACCTGAGTTCAGCGACAG GGGCCAGGTTTCCTACCTTCAGCTGA
- the LOC136422407 gene encoding transmembrane protein 126A-like codes for MAEEVSPGDKMLVAPGNKGVVRRVELTQAELVKLQYQALQQIPKEKRWPFTSGITAVGVNAGFVGLIANSMFRRVLDVTQARLLSSVPMFLIPAVTASAAWQTFVAQSMLAGNLNCPVCAQVRGASINVLAGFINPVCMAIPMAGGLARRYYTAVLPKGNNFWEFWVKTSRPIVWRMLPALLLQVAWGAALASKEFDLYLKISKHGFIVLEDGETLSKDS; via the exons ATGGCAGAGGAGGTCTCCCCCGGTGATAAGATGCTGGTCGCCCCTGGAAACAAGGGGGTGGTACGGAGGGTAGAGCTGACACAGGCTGAGCTGGTCAAACTGCAGTACCAGGCCTTACAGCAGATTCCTAAGGAGAAAAG GTGGCCGTTCACGTCCGGGATCACGGCGGTGGGGGTGAACGCCGGATTTGTCGGACTGATTGCGAACAGCATGTTCCGCCGGGTGCTCGACGTGACACAGGCGCGGCTGCTGTCCTCCGTCCCGATGTTCCTCATTCCCGCCGTCACCGCAAGCGCCGCCTGGCAGACCTTCGTGGCACAGTCCATGCTCGCAG GTAACCTGAACTGCCCGGTGTGCGCCCAGGTCCGAGGAGCGAGTATCAACGTGCTGGCCGGCTTCATCAACCCCGTCTGCATGGCGATCCCCATGGCCGGGGGCCTGGCCAGAAG ATATTACACGGCCGTCCTGCCGAAGGGGAACAACTTCTGGGAATTCTGGGTGAAAACGAGCCGACCAATCGTGTGGCGGATGCTGCCGGCGCTGCTGCTGCAGGTGGCTTGGGGCGCGGCGCTGGCGTCCAAGGAGTTCGACTTGTACTTAAAGATCAGTAAACACGGATTCATTGTCTTAGAAGACGGGGAGACTCTGTCGAAGGATTCTTAG